One Cellulomonas sp. WB94 genomic window, CACCCCATGACGACGACCGACCTCGACGACCTCACGCGATTCATCGTCCGGGCGAAGGCGCACACGTACGCGGCCAGCAGCGGCATGGTCGCGTCGTCGCGTCCCGGGTCGCACGACCTGCAGTTCGCCGACGGACCGTTCACCTACATCGACACGTACGTGGGCGGCGCGGACTTCCTCGGGCAGGAGCTCGTCGTGCGGGACGGGCACCCCGTCTGGGCGCTCAACTACTACGGGTATCTGCTGCGTCCGGACCTCATCGACGCGGCCACGTCGGGCGCGACGATCAAGGCGTGCCTCACGGCGCTGTACGCCGAGGGCCGCTTCCTGGGCGGCTGGAGCTTCGACGTCGACCCTTACACGTACACCGACACGAACGACGGCGACGTCACGCACTTCACCGGCACCGAGTGGATCGGCCGGGGCGACGAGCGGGTCTACGAGCTCGTCTACCACGGCGGGCTCGTGCGCGAGCGCTGACGCCAGCGTCCACGGCGGCGCCGGTACCCGAAGGTTCCGGCGCCGCCGTCGTCGTTCTCAGCTGGGTTCAGAACCCCTTGTACTCCGGAGCCCGCTTCTGTGCCGCCGCGACGTTCGTCTCCATGAAGTCCGCGCTCAGTGCACCGAGCGCGAGGTAGTCACCCTCGATCTGGAAGTACGTGTCCATCGAGTAGTCGTGCAGCCGGTTCGAGATCTGCTTGACGTGGTTGATGCCGACGGGCGACTTCTCGGCGATCTTGTCGGCCAGGGCGCGGGCCCGGGCGTACGCCTCGTCGGCAGGGGCGACCTCGTATACCATGCCCATGTCGAGTGCGGCCTGCGCGCCGATCGGCTCGCCGAGCATGCACAGCGCCTTCGCCTTCATCGGGCCGACCAGACGCTGGAGCGCCCACAGCCCACCCGTGTCGGGGCTGAGCGCGTAGTTGACGAACAGCTCGTGGAACGAGGCCTTCTCGGAGGCCACGACGATGTCGGTCGAGAGCACCAGGTTGCAGCCACCGCCGAGGCACGCGCCCTCCGCGAGCCCGATGACGGGCACCGGGATCGTGTACAGCTTCTTCAGCAGGCCCGAGATCTCGAACATGACCTCGCGCGCGGATTTCAGGTCCTTTGCGAGCTTGGTCTTGATGATGTCGAGGTCGCCGGGCCCGAACGACACCGGGCCGGTGCCGCGCAGGATCGCGACGCGGATCTCGTCGTCCCAGTGGACGTCGTCGAGCGCGGCGCCCAGCTCGTCGATGAGCTGCTCGCCGAACCGGTTGAGGTTCTCCGCGCAGTCGAGCGTGATCGTCGCGACGTGGCCGTCCTTCTCGACGGTCACGACGTGGTCGTACTTCTTCTCATACGGGTACACGGTGCTTGCTCCTTGCCAGGGTCCGGTCGGTCGGGTCAGGTCAGCGCACGACGAGCTTGGGCCGCACGCCCGCGACGATCGCCGCGGTCCGGCCCGTGATCGCCGGGTTGTAGGCGGGGTGCGTGAGGATGTAGAAGGTCCCCTTCTCCATCTCGGTGATGATCGTCTCGACCGCGTCCGCGACCGGCAGGCCGAGCGGGATCGACCCCGTGACGACCGCGGTCTTCGCGCGGAAGTCGTCGGTCGCGTAGTACGGGTCGTTCGCGTCGTACGTGCTCGGGTCGCGGTGCCGCAGGCAGTTGTCGAGGTCGGTCTGCACGACGGCGGGGCACACGACGTGCGCCGTGACCTTCGAGCCGATCCCCTGCAGCTGCAGCTCGAGCACCTCGGTCAGGGACAGCGACGCGAACTTGCTCGCGACGTACGCGGGCGAGTTCTCGACCGTGAGCAGTCCGGCGATCGACGCGGTGTCGATGATCCGGCACGGGGTGTCCTGCGCGATCATCTTTGGCACGAACGCCTTGATGCCGTGCACGACGCCCTTGACGTTGACGTCGAACAGCCAGTCCCAGTCCGCGAGCGGCTGGTCCCAGATCGTTCCGACCGAGATGACGCCCGCGTTGTTGAAGAACAGGTCGACCGCGCCGTACGTCGCGACGGTCCGGACAGCGAACGCCTCCATGTCGGCGAAGTGGCGCACGTCGAACACCGACTCGAACACCTCGACGCCGTAGTCCTCGAGCTCCTTGCGCAGCGCGCCGAGGTGGTCGGCGTCGATGTCCGCGAGCGCCAGACGTGCGCCCGCGGCCCCGAAGCGGAGCGCGAGCTCCTTGCCGATGCCGTTCGCCGCACCCGTGATCGCGACGACCTTGCCCTGGTAGTCCTGCATGACGTTCCTCCTTGAACAGTGCTGCGTGAGTTGGGTGAACCGAGGGGGTGCGGTCAGGCGAGCTTCCGCTTGATCAGGCCGGCGATGACGTCCTGGAGCGCCTCGACCGAGGCGCCGCCGATCGCCATGACCTTGGCGTCGCGCCAGAACCGCTCGACGCCGGTGTCGACGACCGTGCCGACGCCGCCGAACAGCTGGATGGCCTCGCGGCCGACGTACTCGGAGACCTCGGCGCCCTTGACCTTGAGCAGACGGCCCGTCGCGAGGCACAGCTCGCCGCGGTCCCGCTCGGCGTAGGTCGAGTACACGAGAGCGCGCAACGACTCGATCTCGCCCCACATGCGCGCGAGCTTGTGCCGCGTGACCTGGAACCGGTCGAACAGCGCGAGTCCCTGCTGCTCACGCTCGAGGCTGTAGGCGAGCGCCATCTGGTAGGCGCCCTCGGCGATCCCGAGGCTGACCGGGCCGCAGCTGAGGAACTCGGCGGTCGCGCTGACGAACATCGCCTGCAGGCACCCGCCGAGCGGGCCGAGGAGGTTCTCCTTCGGGATGCGGCAGCCGGTGAACGACAGCGAACCGGTCGCCGAGCCGTGCCAGCCGAGCTTGTGCTCGGGCTTGCCGATCCCCAGGCCGGGCGTGCCGGCGGGGACGAGGAACGCGCTCAGACCGGCCTTCGTCACGGGGTCGACGTGGTCGGCCGTGACCGCGATGACGACGTAGAGGTCCGCGACGCCGATGTTGCAGATGAGCACCTTGCCGCCGTCGAGCACCCACTCGTCGCCGTCGAGCACGGCCCGCGTCTGGAACTCGACCTGGTTGTCGCCGCCGACGGCCTCGGTCGAGCCGCACGCCATGATGATCTCGCCGGCCGCCGCGGGCACGAGGTACTGCTTCTTCTGCTCGACGGTGCCGAGCATCTCGAGCAGGCCGCCCGCGAGGAGGCTGTGCGCACCCATCGCGACCGTCAGGACCGGCAGGGCCTTGGCGATCTCCTCGTAGACCAGCGCGTGCGTCGTCTGGTCGCCGCCGAGCCCGCCGAACTCCTCGGGTACGGACACCCCGAGCAGCCCGAGCTCACCCGCCCGCTTGAACAGCGCGAGCGGGAACTCGTTGCTCGCGTCGATCTCCATCGCCTGCGGCGCGACCTCGGTCGCGACGAACTCCCGGACGGTGCGCAGGATCGCTTCGCGCTCCTCATTCAGGTACCACATCGTCGTGCTCCTTCACTTG contains:
- a CDS encoding enoyl-CoA hydratase/isomerase family protein; its protein translation is MYPYEKKYDHVVTVEKDGHVATITLDCAENLNRFGEQLIDELGAALDDVHWDDEIRVAILRGTGPVSFGPGDLDIIKTKLAKDLKSAREVMFEISGLLKKLYTIPVPVIGLAEGACLGGGCNLVLSTDIVVASEKASFHELFVNYALSPDTGGLWALQRLVGPMKAKALCMLGEPIGAQAALDMGMVYEVAPADEAYARARALADKIAEKSPVGINHVKQISNRLHDYSMDTYFQIEGDYLALGALSADFMETNVAAAQKRAPEYKGF
- a CDS encoding DUF5680 domain-containing protein; amino-acid sequence: MTTTDLDDLTRFIVRAKAHTYAASSGMVASSRPGSHDLQFADGPFTYIDTYVGGADFLGQELVVRDGHPVWALNYYGYLLRPDLIDAATSGATIKACLTALYAEGRFLGGWSFDVDPYTYTDTNDGDVTHFTGTEWIGRGDERVYELVYHGGLVRER
- a CDS encoding SDR family NAD(P)-dependent oxidoreductase, which produces MQDYQGKVVAITGAANGIGKELALRFGAAGARLALADIDADHLGALRKELEDYGVEVFESVFDVRHFADMEAFAVRTVATYGAVDLFFNNAGVISVGTIWDQPLADWDWLFDVNVKGVVHGIKAFVPKMIAQDTPCRIIDTASIAGLLTVENSPAYVASKFASLSLTEVLELQLQGIGSKVTAHVVCPAVVQTDLDNCLRHRDPSTYDANDPYYATDDFRAKTAVVTGSIPLGLPVADAVETIITEMEKGTFYILTHPAYNPAITGRTAAIVAGVRPKLVVR
- a CDS encoding acyl-CoA dehydrogenase family protein, producing MWYLNEEREAILRTVREFVATEVAPQAMEIDASNEFPLALFKRAGELGLLGVSVPEEFGGLGGDQTTHALVYEEIAKALPVLTVAMGAHSLLAGGLLEMLGTVEQKKQYLVPAAAGEIIMACGSTEAVGGDNQVEFQTRAVLDGDEWVLDGGKVLICNIGVADLYVVIAVTADHVDPVTKAGLSAFLVPAGTPGLGIGKPEHKLGWHGSATGSLSFTGCRIPKENLLGPLGGCLQAMFVSATAEFLSCGPVSLGIAEGAYQMALAYSLEREQQGLALFDRFQVTRHKLARMWGEIESLRALVYSTYAERDRGELCLATGRLLKVKGAEVSEYVGREAIQLFGGVGTVVDTGVERFWRDAKVMAIGGASVEALQDVIAGLIKRKLA